The following coding sequences are from one Nicotiana tomentosiformis chromosome 3, ASM39032v3, whole genome shotgun sequence window:
- the LOC104118640 gene encoding endo-1,4-beta-xylanase 5-like isoform X1 encodes MKRMRGHSIFCLSFFYWVLSVSVPPLVSPYDGPLYDSSAFTECKLYPEKPLYGGGILKDKFPEFQGFTVADGKNVHLPVFRLQDLTPGTIYSFSTWIKIKNADSSLITASVGDKDSEELCVGTVDAKPGCWSFLKGGFVASKLNLSSIYLKNSDQEALEIEIASASLQPFTEEQWILNQQTKINMARKRAVTIHVSNKQGVRLEGAILTIEQVSKDFLLGSAIAYTFIGNTPYQNWFLERFNAAVFEDEIKWYTTEPKRGQLNYTLADQLLEFVRRNQITVRGHNIFWEDPKYTPGWVQNLTDSELKSAVNSRIQSLMSKYKDEFVHWDVNNELLHFDFYEQRLGPNATLEFYRTVHQQDPLATLFLNEFNVVENCDSKSTVDKYISKIRELKEDGMSMDGIGLEGHFGVPNRPRIRATLDKLATLGLPIWLTEVDISDTFSKETQAIYLEQVLREAFSHPAVDGIMLWSAIRRNKCYRMCLTDPDLNNLPTGNVVDKLLKEWETGVLKGQTVARGSYSFYGFLGDYKVTVSYGGQVVDAAFSLSRSEETKHFSIQL; translated from the exons ATGAAGAGAATGAGGGGTCATTCCATCTTTTGCCTCTCTTTTTTCTATTGGGTCCTCTCTGTTTCTGTGCCTCCCCTCGTTTCACCTTATG ATGGGCCACTCTATGATTCTTCAGCTTTCACCGAG TGCAAACTTTACCCAGAGAAGCCACTCTATGGCGGCGGAATTTTAAAGGATAAGTTTCCGGAGTTTCAGGGGTTTACGGTAGCGGATGGAAAGAATGTCCATTTACCTGTTTTCAGATTGCAAGATCTCACCCCTGGCACCATTTATTCTTTTTCCA CTTGGATTAAGATAAAAAATGCAGATTCTTCTCTCATAACAGCAAGCGTAGGTGACAAAGATTCTGAAgaactatgtgttggcactgtagatGCTAAGCCTGGATGCTGGTCCTTCCTCAAGGGTGGTTTTGTAGCTTCTAAACTTAATTTATCTTCCATTTATTTAAAG AATTCAGATCAAGAAGCTTTGGAAATAGAGATTGCTAGTGCTTCATTGCAGCCTTTTACTGAGGAACAATGGATCTTAAATCAACAGACAAAAATTAACATG GCAAGGAAGCGCGCTGTTACTATTCACGTCTCAAATAAACAAGGAGTTAGACTTGAAGGTGCAATACTAACAATAGAACAAGTTTCCAAAGATTTCCTCCTTGGATCTGCTATTGCATATACCTTTATTGGTAATACCCCCTATCAG AACTGGTTTCTTGAGCGATTCAATGCTGCAGTTTTTGAAGATGAAATCAAGTGGTACACCACAGAGCCTAAACGCGGTCAACTTAACTATACCTTAGCAGACCAGTTGCTGGAATTTGTTCGAAGAAACCAGATCACTGTCAGAGGTCACAATATTTTCTGGGAGGACCCAAAATATACACCAGGTTGGGTTCAAAATCTTACAGATTCTGAGCTGAAATCAGCTGTTAACTCCAGGATACAGAGTCTTATGAGTAAATACAAAGATGAATTTGTTCACTGGGATGTTAACAATGAACTGCTTCACTTTGATTTTTATGAGCAAAGGCTGGGACCAAATGCCACACTAGAATTTTACAGGACAGTTCACCAACAAGACCCTTTGGCAACCTTGTTCCTCAATGAATTCAATGTGGTAGAAAATTGTGATTCTAAGTCCACTGTAGACAAGTATATTTCAAAGATCAGGGAGCTCAAAGAAGATGGCATGTCAATGGATGGAATTGGACTTGAGGGTCATTTTGGAGTCCCCAATCGGCCTCGAATAAGAGCTACTTTAGATAAATTAGCAACATTGGGGCTTCCCATTTGGCTCACAGAAGTTGATATCAGTGATACATTTAGCAAGGAAACACAG GCTATTTACTTAGAACAAGTATTGAGGGAGGCCTTCTCACATCCGGCTGTGGATGGGATAATGCTGTGGAGTGCCATAAGGAGAAACAAATGTTACAGAATGTGCCTTACAGATCCAGACTTAAATAACCTACCAACTGGTAATGTAGTGGACAAGCTTCTGAAGGAGTGGGAAACTGGGGTTCTGAAGGGCCAAACAGTTGCACGTGGTTCTTACAGCTTCTATGGCTTCCTTGGTGATTACAAAGTTACTGTTAGTTATGGAGGTCAAGTTGTGGATGCAGCATTCTCACTTAGCCGCAGTGAAGAGACTAAGCATTTTAGCATTCAGCTGTGA
- the LOC104118640 gene encoding endo-1,4-beta-xylanase 5-like isoform X3, producing the protein MCLSCKLYPEKPLYGGGILKDKFPEFQGFTVADGKNVHLPVFRLQDLTPGTIYSFSTWIKIKNADSSLITASVGDKDSEELCVGTVDAKPGCWSFLKGGFVASKLNLSSIYLKNSDQEALEIEIASASLQPFTEEQWILNQQTKINMARKRAVTIHVSNKQGVRLEGAILTIEQVSKDFLLGSAIAYTFIGNTPYQNWFLERFNAAVFEDEIKWYTTEPKRGQLNYTLADQLLEFVRRNQITVRGHNIFWEDPKYTPGWVQNLTDSELKSAVNSRIQSLMSKYKDEFVHWDVNNELLHFDFYEQRLGPNATLEFYRTVHQQDPLATLFLNEFNVVENCDSKSTVDKYISKIRELKEDGMSMDGIGLEGHFGVPNRPRIRATLDKLATLGLPIWLTEVDISDTFSKETQAIYLEQVLREAFSHPAVDGIMLWSAIRRNKCYRMCLTDPDLNNLPTGNVVDKLLKEWETGVLKGQTVARGSYSFYGFLGDYKVTVSYGGQVVDAAFSLSRSEETKHFSIQL; encoded by the exons ATGTGCCTAAGT TGCAAACTTTACCCAGAGAAGCCACTCTATGGCGGCGGAATTTTAAAGGATAAGTTTCCGGAGTTTCAGGGGTTTACGGTAGCGGATGGAAAGAATGTCCATTTACCTGTTTTCAGATTGCAAGATCTCACCCCTGGCACCATTTATTCTTTTTCCA CTTGGATTAAGATAAAAAATGCAGATTCTTCTCTCATAACAGCAAGCGTAGGTGACAAAGATTCTGAAgaactatgtgttggcactgtagatGCTAAGCCTGGATGCTGGTCCTTCCTCAAGGGTGGTTTTGTAGCTTCTAAACTTAATTTATCTTCCATTTATTTAAAG AATTCAGATCAAGAAGCTTTGGAAATAGAGATTGCTAGTGCTTCATTGCAGCCTTTTACTGAGGAACAATGGATCTTAAATCAACAGACAAAAATTAACATG GCAAGGAAGCGCGCTGTTACTATTCACGTCTCAAATAAACAAGGAGTTAGACTTGAAGGTGCAATACTAACAATAGAACAAGTTTCCAAAGATTTCCTCCTTGGATCTGCTATTGCATATACCTTTATTGGTAATACCCCCTATCAG AACTGGTTTCTTGAGCGATTCAATGCTGCAGTTTTTGAAGATGAAATCAAGTGGTACACCACAGAGCCTAAACGCGGTCAACTTAACTATACCTTAGCAGACCAGTTGCTGGAATTTGTTCGAAGAAACCAGATCACTGTCAGAGGTCACAATATTTTCTGGGAGGACCCAAAATATACACCAGGTTGGGTTCAAAATCTTACAGATTCTGAGCTGAAATCAGCTGTTAACTCCAGGATACAGAGTCTTATGAGTAAATACAAAGATGAATTTGTTCACTGGGATGTTAACAATGAACTGCTTCACTTTGATTTTTATGAGCAAAGGCTGGGACCAAATGCCACACTAGAATTTTACAGGACAGTTCACCAACAAGACCCTTTGGCAACCTTGTTCCTCAATGAATTCAATGTGGTAGAAAATTGTGATTCTAAGTCCACTGTAGACAAGTATATTTCAAAGATCAGGGAGCTCAAAGAAGATGGCATGTCAATGGATGGAATTGGACTTGAGGGTCATTTTGGAGTCCCCAATCGGCCTCGAATAAGAGCTACTTTAGATAAATTAGCAACATTGGGGCTTCCCATTTGGCTCACAGAAGTTGATATCAGTGATACATTTAGCAAGGAAACACAG GCTATTTACTTAGAACAAGTATTGAGGGAGGCCTTCTCACATCCGGCTGTGGATGGGATAATGCTGTGGAGTGCCATAAGGAGAAACAAATGTTACAGAATGTGCCTTACAGATCCAGACTTAAATAACCTACCAACTGGTAATGTAGTGGACAAGCTTCTGAAGGAGTGGGAAACTGGGGTTCTGAAGGGCCAAACAGTTGCACGTGGTTCTTACAGCTTCTATGGCTTCCTTGGTGATTACAAAGTTACTGTTAGTTATGGAGGTCAAGTTGTGGATGCAGCATTCTCACTTAGCCGCAGTGAAGAGACTAAGCATTTTAGCATTCAGCTGTGA
- the LOC104118640 gene encoding endo-1,4-beta-xylanase 5-like isoform X2, with protein sequence MLCSSLIRCTFKWITKPPTNSLDLPMCKLYPEKPLYGGGILKDKFPEFQGFTVADGKNVHLPVFRLQDLTPGTIYSFSTWIKIKNADSSLITASVGDKDSEELCVGTVDAKPGCWSFLKGGFVASKLNLSSIYLKNSDQEALEIEIASASLQPFTEEQWILNQQTKINMARKRAVTIHVSNKQGVRLEGAILTIEQVSKDFLLGSAIAYTFIGNTPYQNWFLERFNAAVFEDEIKWYTTEPKRGQLNYTLADQLLEFVRRNQITVRGHNIFWEDPKYTPGWVQNLTDSELKSAVNSRIQSLMSKYKDEFVHWDVNNELLHFDFYEQRLGPNATLEFYRTVHQQDPLATLFLNEFNVVENCDSKSTVDKYISKIRELKEDGMSMDGIGLEGHFGVPNRPRIRATLDKLATLGLPIWLTEVDISDTFSKETQAIYLEQVLREAFSHPAVDGIMLWSAIRRNKCYRMCLTDPDLNNLPTGNVVDKLLKEWETGVLKGQTVARGSYSFYGFLGDYKVTVSYGGQVVDAAFSLSRSEETKHFSIQL encoded by the exons ATGTTATGCTCAAGTCTAATAAGATGTACTTTCAAATGGATCACAAAACCACCAACAAATAGCCTAGATCTTCCTATG TGCAAACTTTACCCAGAGAAGCCACTCTATGGCGGCGGAATTTTAAAGGATAAGTTTCCGGAGTTTCAGGGGTTTACGGTAGCGGATGGAAAGAATGTCCATTTACCTGTTTTCAGATTGCAAGATCTCACCCCTGGCACCATTTATTCTTTTTCCA CTTGGATTAAGATAAAAAATGCAGATTCTTCTCTCATAACAGCAAGCGTAGGTGACAAAGATTCTGAAgaactatgtgttggcactgtagatGCTAAGCCTGGATGCTGGTCCTTCCTCAAGGGTGGTTTTGTAGCTTCTAAACTTAATTTATCTTCCATTTATTTAAAG AATTCAGATCAAGAAGCTTTGGAAATAGAGATTGCTAGTGCTTCATTGCAGCCTTTTACTGAGGAACAATGGATCTTAAATCAACAGACAAAAATTAACATG GCAAGGAAGCGCGCTGTTACTATTCACGTCTCAAATAAACAAGGAGTTAGACTTGAAGGTGCAATACTAACAATAGAACAAGTTTCCAAAGATTTCCTCCTTGGATCTGCTATTGCATATACCTTTATTGGTAATACCCCCTATCAG AACTGGTTTCTTGAGCGATTCAATGCTGCAGTTTTTGAAGATGAAATCAAGTGGTACACCACAGAGCCTAAACGCGGTCAACTTAACTATACCTTAGCAGACCAGTTGCTGGAATTTGTTCGAAGAAACCAGATCACTGTCAGAGGTCACAATATTTTCTGGGAGGACCCAAAATATACACCAGGTTGGGTTCAAAATCTTACAGATTCTGAGCTGAAATCAGCTGTTAACTCCAGGATACAGAGTCTTATGAGTAAATACAAAGATGAATTTGTTCACTGGGATGTTAACAATGAACTGCTTCACTTTGATTTTTATGAGCAAAGGCTGGGACCAAATGCCACACTAGAATTTTACAGGACAGTTCACCAACAAGACCCTTTGGCAACCTTGTTCCTCAATGAATTCAATGTGGTAGAAAATTGTGATTCTAAGTCCACTGTAGACAAGTATATTTCAAAGATCAGGGAGCTCAAAGAAGATGGCATGTCAATGGATGGAATTGGACTTGAGGGTCATTTTGGAGTCCCCAATCGGCCTCGAATAAGAGCTACTTTAGATAAATTAGCAACATTGGGGCTTCCCATTTGGCTCACAGAAGTTGATATCAGTGATACATTTAGCAAGGAAACACAG GCTATTTACTTAGAACAAGTATTGAGGGAGGCCTTCTCACATCCGGCTGTGGATGGGATAATGCTGTGGAGTGCCATAAGGAGAAACAAATGTTACAGAATGTGCCTTACAGATCCAGACTTAAATAACCTACCAACTGGTAATGTAGTGGACAAGCTTCTGAAGGAGTGGGAAACTGGGGTTCTGAAGGGCCAAACAGTTGCACGTGGTTCTTACAGCTTCTATGGCTTCCTTGGTGATTACAAAGTTACTGTTAGTTATGGAGGTCAAGTTGTGGATGCAGCATTCTCACTTAGCCGCAGTGAAGAGACTAAGCATTTTAGCATTCAGCTGTGA
- the LOC138907529 gene encoding uncharacterized protein, with the protein MRFSELAHHAVWLVPTDTERIRRFIDGLTYQLQLLMTRERVSSATFDEVVDIARQIEMVRSKDHGEREAKRPRGPGDFRGVPSGGPFCRGRGRSYRHAQTSRPVYRGVLSGHGSYSFHQGQSSLSALAAQSSSRAPSAQGSFAPGASSSYSSSRGPIQSVPPPVPGSCFECGEFGYMWR; encoded by the coding sequence atgagattttctgagttggctcatcacgccgTTTGGTTGGTACCCACTGACACggaaaggattaggaggttcattgatggcctcacatatcagctacagttacttatgactcgggagagagtatctagtgctacttttgatgaggttgttgacattgctcggcagatagagatggtacGTAGTAAGGAccatggagagagggaggccaaaaggcctcgtggtccaggtgattttagaggtgttccttcagggggtccgTTTTGccgtggtaggggtcgttcttacagacacgctcagacgagtCGTCCCGTTTACCGTGGTGTGTTATccggccatggttcatatagttttcatcagggccagtcatctctcagtgcccttgcagcccagagttcgtcccgtgccccTTCagctcagggttcatttgcaccgggtgcttctagtagttattctagttctcggggcccgattcagtccgtaccaccaccagtaccggggagctgctttgagtgcggggaatttggTTATATGTGGAGATAG
- the LOC104118641 gene encoding protein CELLULOSE SYNTHASE INTERACTIVE 1-like, whose product MADKVKQILARPIQLADHITKAAVDVNNFEQDCLDIKTKTEKLAALLRQAARSSNDLYERPTRRIIDDTEQVLDKALTLIFKCRANGLRRIFTIIPAAAFRKTIQQLENSIGDVSWLLRVSTPADDGDNEYLGLPPVAANEPILCLIWEQIAILCSGSIEERSDAAASLVSLARDNDRYGKLIIEEGGVGPLLKLAKEGRMEGQESASRAIGLLGRDPESVEHIVNAGVCSVFAKILKDGNMKVQVVVAWAISELAAHHPKCQDHFAQTNTIRLLVSHLAFETIQEHSKYAIASKQTMSINNIVMANANSTSTVKDNDVDGSQISHPMGDHKTTQMHNLVANMMAMKSKDNATMNNNIPKPNQQHSPVQHPHHEQKQHQVALSGTSIKGKRESEDPATKAEMKAMAARALAHLCAGNAAICSSITESRALLCLAVLLEKGPDEVQYHSAMALMEITAVAETNSDLRHSAFKPTAPAAKAVVDQFLRIIEKEDSELLVPSIQSIGHLARTFRATETRIIGPLVKLLDDREPDVTREAAIALNKYACTENFLRVNHCKAIIEAGGTKHLVPLVYFGEQMVQTPSLILLSYIAMHVPDSEALGEDNVYRVLEWASKQGHLMQDPIVEDLVNRGRESMELYQSRH is encoded by the coding sequence ATGGCGGACAAAGTGAAACAAATCCTAGCAAGGCCAATACAATTAGCGGACCATATAACAAAGGCCGCTGTCGATGTTAATAACTTCGAACAAGATTGTCTGGACATCAAAACCAAAACAGAGAAGCTAGCAGCACTTCTCCGACAGGCTGCACGTTCCAGCAACGACTTGTACGAACGTCCAACACGTCGAATCATCGATGACACGGAGCAAGTTCTTGACAAGGCCCTTACCCTCATTTTCAAATGCCGTGCCAATGGTTTGAGACGTATTTTCACCATCATCCCTGCTGCTGCTTTTAGGAAAACAATCCAACAGCTCGAGAATTCTATCGGTGATGTTTCTTGGCTCCTTCGTGTTTCCACCCCTGCTGATGATGGGGATAATGAATATCTAGGCCTTCCTCCTGTAGCTGCAAATGAGCCAATTTTGTGCCTTATATGGGAACAGATAGCTATCTTGTGTTCGGGCTCGATAGAGGAACGTTCGGATGCAGCAGCTTCTCTTGTCTCGTTGGCTCGTGACAACGATCGCTATGGAAAGTTGATTATAGAGGAAGGTGGGGTTGGACCATTATTGAAATTGGCCAAAGAAGGAAGAATGGAGGGTCAGGAGAGTGCGTCAAGGGCCATTGGCCTACTTGGCCGTGATCCGGAAAGCGTCGAACACATTGTGAATGCTGGTGTGTGCTCTGTGTTTGCAAAAATCCTCAAAGATGGGAACATGAAGGTTCAGGTTGTGGTGGCCTGGGCTATCTCAGAATTGGCTGCACATCATCCCAAATGTCAAGATCATTTTGCTCAGACTAATACTATTAGATTACTGGTTAGTCATCTTGCCTTTGAAACCATTCAAGAACACAGTAAGTATGCCATTGCTAGCAAACAGACCATGTCCATTAACAATATTGTGATGGCCAATGCCAATTCTACTAGTACTGTCAAAGACAATGATGTAGATGGTAGTCAAATTTCACACCCAATGGGTGATCACAAAACCACCCAAATGCATAATTTGGTAGCGAATATGATGGCCATGAAATCGAAAGACAATGCTACGATGAACAATAATATACCAAAGCCTAACCAACAACACAGCCCAGTACAACATCCTCATCATGAGCAGAAGCAGCACCAAGTCGCCTTGTCCGGGACTAGCATTAAGGGGAAGAGGGAGAGCGAAGATCCTGCTACAAAGGCCGAAATGAAAGCAATGGCTGCCAGAGCACTTGCGCACCTTTGCGCGGGAAATGCTGCCATCTGCAGTAGTATTACAGAATCCAGAGCACTTTTATGCTTAGCAGTTTTGCTGGAGAAGGGACCTGATGAAGTACAATATCATTCGGCCATGGCACTAATGGAGATCACAGCAGTAGCTGAGACAAACTCAGATTTGCGACATTCTGCTTTCAAGCCCACTGCACCTGCTGCCAAAGCTGTCGTAGACCAGTTCTTGAGAATCATTGAAAAGGAAGACTCGGAACTGCTCGTTCCCAGCATCCAATCGATAGGGCACCTCGCTAGGACATTCCGAGCAACTGAGACAAGAATCATTGGTCCATTGGTGAAACTACTAGATGATAGGGAACCGGATGTAACACGTGAAGCTGCAATTGCACTTAACAAATATGCTTGCACAGAAAATTTTCTTAGAGTCAATCACTGCAAGGCTATAATAGAGGCAGGAGGCACCAAGCACCTAGTTCCACTGGTTTACTTTGGGGAACAAATGGTTCAGACTCCTTCTCTGATTCTCTTGAGTTACATAGCAATGCATGTTCCTGACAGTGAGGCATTAGGTGAGGACAATGTATACCGAGTATTGGAGTGGGCGTCTAAGCAGGGGCACCTAATGCAAGATCCCATTGTTGAAGATCTAGTTAACAGAGGCAGAGAAAGTATGGAACTTTATCAATCCAGGCATTGA